A stretch of DNA from Lotus japonicus ecotype B-129 chromosome 4, LjGifu_v1.2:
CCTAATTTTTCAGTGTTAATCAAGGCGTCTCATAGTCAATAATTGTGAGACTAATCACTCGTCTGATTATACCGCACTTAATAGCACTGAAGAAAAACCAGCTGATAGATTTCTATATAaccatttctttttattttttgaaatttatataaCCATTTCAATCTAACAAAAaagacttaaaaaaaaaacagcatcgGTTCTGTTCCAGTTGCAGAATCATTCTGCGTAAGTCTCACCCTCGCTGATCGGTGTCACAACCCGCATCATCATTTTCATcgccctctcctctcctctccaaACCCTAATTTCCCTCCCAGGTTCCAGAATGGAGGTAAccccattttctctctcaaatgTTAATCACTGCAATAATTTATGTATTTGTTTAATTGATCATTCTGGATTTATCCTTAAGAGTTTAATTCATAAGTAGTGCTTTTATAAATACTTATTTGCTTTGTAGGCTTTTGAGTTTTTCAGACCTTATGTTTATCAATCCTTAGCTAGTCTATGTTTTATAATCCTGTTATTTTCTCTAATgttaattaaaacaaaagaaTCCAAACTAAATGTAATTTTGCAAATAACACAGCAATACTGGTCTGGGAGTGCTGTCAATAGAAACAAAGGGATGGTGGAGAATTTGCAGCAATATGGAGTGATCAAGTCCAGAAAGGTAGCTGAAATAATGGAAACTATTGATAGAGGTTTGTTTGTGCCCAATGGAGCTCAACCTTATGTAGACAGCCCCATGCTGATTGGATACAATGCCACAATATCTGCACCACATATGCATGCCACCTGTCTTCAGCTGCTGGAGGAGAATTTGCAACCAGGAATGCGCGCTCTTGATGTTGGCTCTGGTATTGTCCATGAACTATTTATGACTAGTACTCAGGCCATGAACTATGtgtaatttgttatttttttatttattttaatgtatTAAAGAGAATTAGAAAATGTGCATGCTAGTTAAAATGTTGGAGTTGCTACGCCATGTTTGATAAGATTGCTTACTAAATTCGACAGTATATTACTAGCTATTAACAGCGGCAAAGAATGTTAGAAGAGAatggtgatatttttttttccttttgcgGGATGGAGTTACAGAAGGATGATATGATGTACAACCTTGACTATGTTTGTTGACAAGATAATGGGTTTCTCCTATAGATTTGTATGCTCCTAAGTTAGTATGGAAAGTTTTAACACCCCCAGATGCGATATACAGAATTAATGATGTCAATTGGACAGGAACTAATGTTCTCCATATGCTCTGCAATTGATGCTCACAATTTCTATGCTTTGCCTCTTTGCAGGAACGGGGTATCTGACTGCATGCTTTGCCTTGATGGTTGGACCCCAAGGCCGGACTGTTGGTGTGGAACATATTCCAGAGTTAGTATCTTTTTCAATCCAGAATATTGAAAAAAGTGCTGCAGCCCCACAATTGAAAGATGGATCCCTCTCTGTGTATGTTACTGGTATGGTTTCTATAATTTCTGTGGATCTGTTTTGCTCAACAAGAGTACCGTTCCGTTTACCTATTTGACCATAACAATTAAATCTAGCCCATTTGTCAGTTATGGGGAAGGAAGGCCTAGTAAGGATTAGATAcatttaattttaatgagtcaTGGAGACTCGCAAAAGTGTAACCTAATTGGTCGCCTGGTTGGGATTTGTGTGAACTGTGAAGGGATTGAGTCAAGTTGGGTCCGGCTCCCCTAAAATGAGGGGGTAAATTAAGTCATCACACCATTGATTGAGTTGTTTTTATTGACTTTTCAAATTAGATAATCACTATTAATGTTGTGATGACGTACTTTACCCTCTAAAGTGAGTGGACTCTCTTGAAGGAGCCAAATCCAGTCAACTTAAGCTGGAAGTAAAGTTGATCCATAAGCATTCTTTATGTTATGGTCTTCCAAAACGTTCATTTGTCCATTTTACAATTGCAAACTCTTACCTCTGGTCCATGGTGATAGCTGTATGGTTGGTTAATCAATGTTTCTTGAGCAGTTAAATACTTGCTTTTTAAGTTGGTtgatcaacaatttcaaatatTTGTGTAATTGTTGTGTTAACAGATGGAAGGCAGGGTTGGCCGGAGTCTGCTCCTTATGATGCCATTCACGTTGGAGCTGCGGCACCAGAAATTCCCCAAGCACTTATTGACCAGTTGAAGCCGGGTGGTAGAATGGTTATACCCGTTGGAAACATATTTCAAGATTTAAAGGTTGTGGATAAGAACTCTGATGGTGCTATCAGTATCCGGACAGAGACTTCTGTTCGATATGTGCCTCTCACAAGCAAAGAAGCTCAACTGCAAGGTTAGTGAAGTGGATGGCATATCCTTAATTCTTGAAGGCTTGTACTTTCTAGTTTCTGCTATGTGCGGTTGCCTGGACTACATGCTGTAAGAATTTGTACAGTTTGAAGCTGGTGTTATAAAATAATACATTCTTGTCAATCATCGGAGTAATAGTAACAAATATTTCACAAGTATTCACCTGGTTGTCTGAATCTTTCTTTTTTGTCAATTAATAAAACTATTTTCTGTGTAACAGGTGGTAGAGTCCAAAATTTCAACACTTGTATTGTATACTTATATTAGgcaataataaaataaagttgGTGGTGTCTTAATGTACTAACGATAAACGAGAGTTTGTCATCGAAGAAGTAAGATTTTGCCATGTTTAGTTTAACatgaaaagtttaacaaaatATAACAGGTAAAACACTCTTTTTTCCTCCCATTCTTCCTATGATTTTATCCATAGCTA
This window harbors:
- the LOC130712119 gene encoding protein-L-isoaspartate O-methyltransferase 1-like — its product is MEQYWSGSAVNRNKGMVENLQQYGVIKSRKVAEIMETIDRGLFVPNGAQPYVDSPMLIGYNATISAPHMHATCLQLLEENLQPGMRALDVGSGTGYLTACFALMVGPQGRTVGVEHIPELVSFSIQNIEKSAAAPQLKDGSLSVYVTDGRQGWPESAPYDAIHVGAAAPEIPQALIDQLKPGGRMVIPVGNIFQDLKVVDKNSDGAISIRTETSVRYVPLTSKEAQLQG